The DNA region TTGGAACTAATGAAGATTGGTCAGAGCTGCTGATTTCTGTTGGTCTTGATCGAGTGACAGAAGCTCCGATCTTAACCACTATCAATAATTAAAGATCTTGCTTTAGCCGATTTTTGTGACTCTATTATTTTGATGCTCGTTTTATGTGGCGAAAGGCGAAGTCTTTTTTTCAAGATATCCATCGACCCTTGCTCATTGTTTGCGGTGTCGCAATTGCTGTAGGGGTTAGTAACTCTCTAGGGTTGTTTGATCTTTTAGAGTGGAATGCCCGTGATGAATTTTTTCGCTTTCGTCCTAGGGAGCCAGTGGATGATCGTATCGTCGTTGTCACTATTGATGAACCTGATATTCAGGCTGTTGGGGATTGGCCGATTCCCGATGAAACGCTTGCAGAATTAATTACTGCTATCCATCAGCAGGAGCCTCGCGTCATTGGATTAGACCTCTATCGTGATTTGCCAGAGGAACCAGGGCATCAACAGTTATTGGAGGTATATAAAAATACCCCAGAACTGATCGCTATTGAAAAAATTACAGGCAGTCGAGTTGCACCACCTCCAATATTGGCTGATTTAGGACGGGTGGCGATCGCCGATCTTGTATTGGATAGTGATAGTAATTTACGCCGGATACTGTTATCAGCTCAGGACAGTCAAGATGAGTCTATTAAGGCAGGCTTGGGAGCTCAACTTGCCATTCTTTATCTTGAGTCTGAAGATATTTCACTAGAAGCAATTGATCCAGATAAACAGACAGTTCAATTAGGCCAGTCTGTGTATCAACCTATGCGACCAGGCACAGCTGGATACTCCAAGGGAGATCTAGGGGGATACCAGATTTTGATGAATTGGCGAGGCTCTGGTGATCGATTTCCGCAGGTCTCCATGAGCGACATGTTGGCAGGAAAAGTTAAACCTGATCTCATGCGTGATCGCATTGTGCTGATTGGCTCTATCGCACCAAGTACAAATGACTTTTTTGAAACACCCTACAGTGGCTCATGGCGTTCTTATAAAACACCACCGATGGCTGGTGTCTTTCTCCATGCCAATATATCTAGTCAATTAATTAGTGGAGCCTTAGAGGGAAGACGTGGGCTACTCGGCTGGTCTTCTTGGCAGCAATGGCTGTGGATTTTTAGTTGGTCTGCTTTGGGAGGGCTCGGAAGTTGGTGGTTAGAAAATCGTAATCATCAAGAAGGACAATCCCTGCGTATTAATGTCGCGGCAGTAACAGGAGGTTGCTCTGTTTTTCTGATAGGAGGAGCTTACAGTGCTTTTCTTGGAGGAATTCTTATTCCACTCGTTCCTCCTCTCACAGCTTTCCTAGCTAGCACTGTGTTCTCAACATCAGACTTTAAAAAACAGCGTTTGTTGTTAACCAATCGACAACTCGAATATGCCAATAACCAACTTCTAGAATACGCTGCAACCCTAGAAGATAAGGTGAATCAGCGAACACAAGAACTCGCCAAAGCAAAACAGTCAGCAGATTCTGCAAATCAGGCGAAAAGTGAATTCTTGGCTAATATGAGCCATGAATTGCGCACACCTCTGAACGGCATTTTAGGCTATGCCCAAATTTTGCTGCGATCGCCACTTGCTAATGCGAAAGAAAAAGAAGGAATTTCGATTATCCATCAGTGCGGCTCTCACCTTTTAACACTGATTAATGACATCCTCGACCTTTCCAAAATAGAAGCTAGAAAATTACAACTCTATCCCAATGATTTAAATTTCCGCACCTTCCTCACGGGTGTAGCCGAAATGTGTCGAATCAAAGCTAAACAAAAAGATGTTGAGTTTCACTTGTGCTTTGATGACAATCTGCCAACTGGTCTCTATGCCGATGAGAAACGTCTACGCCAAGTGCTAATTAATTTGTTAGGCAATGCCATTAAGTTTACAGATCAGGGGAGCATCACCTTTTCTGTTAAATGTTTAGCGTCTCAAGCTAGTCAAATCGAGGCGACTGCAGGATCAGTTCCTGCTCAGGACAATGGCGCGGAAGATAATGAGCTTGAAATTATTCCATCTGAAAAAAATGCTTTACTGTCTGATTCATTAACATCTGAGAAGACAAGAGATTCTCAACGAATGGAGAGTCTGCGTTTTCAGATTGAAGATACAGGCGTAGGCATGACACCAGAACAACTCCAAAAAATCTATCAACCCTTTGAGCAAGTTGGTCGCAACGAACGTAAAGCAGAAGGTACAGGGCTTGGTTTAGCCATTTCGCAGCGTATTGCAAACTTGATGGGTAGCCAACTTCAAGTGGAAAGTCAGCTCGGTGAAGGCAGTCGGTTTTGGTTGGATTTGTCTTTGCCTGTTTCGACTAAATGGACGAATAATTACTCTATTCAAACGGCTAGAAATATTATCGGTATTGAAAATACACCGCCAACGATTCTTGTTGTTGATGATCAAGAATCTGCTCGCTCGATCTTGGCGGATATTTTACGGCCTTTAGGATGTCATTTAATTGAAGCGATAGATGTTAAAAACGCATTATTTTTGGCTAGCGAACACCACCCTCAAGCGATCATTACAGATCTGACGATGCCTGAGATGAGTGGTTTTGAGTTAATGCAGCATATCCGTGAAAATGAAATGCTCAAGGATACTGTTTTAATTGCGACCAGTGCCAGAGTATTTGAGGCTGATCGTCAGAAAAGTAAAGCCGCGGGTGCTCAGGCTTTTTTACCTAAACCTATCCAAGTCGAAGATTTGCTACAAATTTTACAAACACATTTAGATGTCAAATGGAAATATCAAGCTGAAGAGACAGATAAAAAACTTGATTCTTCTTTGGAGCAATCCGAAAAGTTTACTTCTCCTTCACAAGACACTCTAAAGTACCTGCATCATTTAGCTATGATGGGTAACCTAGATGGTATAAATCAGAAACTTGAACAGTTAGTAGCTAGTGACACAACACTGACTCCTTTTACGAAAGAGTTGAAGAAATTAACTAGTAACTTCCAAGTTAAAGCTACGAAAAACCTACTTCAATCACTGATGAACGAGGTAAATCATTAGATGGTGTCTACCGATTTGTCTAAAACATCGGTTGAATCGACTGCATCGCACAATCGTATTCTCCTGGTGGATGATAATGCCACGAACTTAAAAGTATTGACTGAAGCAATTCGAGGTCAGGGTTGGACAACTTTGGTTGCGACAGATGGTGAATCTGCATTAGAGCAAATTGAATATGCACAGCCAAATTTAATTCTTCTGGATGTGATGATGCCGGGAATTGATGGTTTTGAAACCTGTAAACGTCTTAAGTCTAATGATGTTACAGCGGATATTCCCATCATTTTTATGACGGCTCTTTCCGATACTGTGGATAAGGTCAAGGGTCTAGAGCTTGGTGCGGTTGATTATATTACGAAGCCTTTTCAACAAGAGGAAGTCATTGCTAGGGCACGGTTGCATTTAAAGTTATCGCAGTTGAATCAAACTTTGGGTGAGCGTAATGCGGAACTACAAAATTTGAATGACACGCTTGAACATCAAGTGGAAGTGCGTACGCAAGAGCTTTCTAATTCATTAAAAGAATTACAGTCGACTCAGTTGCAGCTGATTCACAGTGAGAAGATGTCAACTCTCGGCCAGTTAGTGGCGGGTATTGGTCATGAAATCAATAATCCTGTCGGTTTTATCAGTGGGAATTTGGGTTGCATTGAGAATTATGTGGCAGATCTCTTGCAACTGCTGAATCTTTATCAGGCTGCGCTTCCTACGCCAAATAGTGAGATTTCTAAATTTATTGAAGAGATAGACCTGGATTATCTCCTCGAAGATTTACCGAAATTAATTGCCTCGATGGATAAAGGGGTTGATCGTATTCATGAGATTAGTCAGTCTTTACGGATTTTGGCGCGGGGCGATCGCGGTGGAAAGATACCATTTCAAGTCCATGACAGTTTGGATAGTGCCATACTCCTACTGAAATATCGTCTCAAGGCTCATGAGCAACATCCTGAAGTGGAAGTGATTAAAGAATATGGAGAACTCCCTGAGATCCAGTGTTATCCAGGTCTATTGAATCAGGTCTTTACGAACTTACTGGCTAATGCGATTGATGCCTTTGAGGAGAGTGATCAAGGGCGAACCTATCAAGAAATTATGGCAGCGCCTAATCAGATTACAATTAGCACTCACTATTTATCTGATACTAAACGGGTCATCATCTCTCTACGTGATAATGGGCCAGGTATGGATATAGCAACTCAGCAACAAATTTTTGATCATTTATTTACGACGAAGCCTGTGGGTAAGGGCACTGGGCTAGGTTTGTCTATTAGCCGTCAAATCATTATGGAAAAACATGGGGGAGAGCTCCAATGTCTTTCGGAATTAGGGGTAGGTACAGAATTTACGATTGAGTTGCCCATGGCATAACTCTCAATGATGCGGCTGATATTTGTTCATCGGCGAATGGGATGGGCGATCGCCAGTCAATTTTAAAGAAGAATGCTGCAAGATATCTCTGTCATAGCCTCTTTAGAATTGACTGGATATTGTTTGGATTTGATGGATTTTGCCAAACTTCTATTCGGGTTTAAGATTATCTGCCTGGCGAAAATAGCTTTCTGCTTGGGTCGTTTCGCCTAAGGCCTGCGCGAGACGTCCCGCCCGATCAAATATTTCAGCATTCTGGATACCTTGGGCGATCGCCTCCCCAATGATCGCATCAGCTTCCTGCCAACGACCAGCTTCCGCTAGAGACCAGGCGAAGGTATTGAGTGTTTCCGCATTACGTCGATGTTTGACCTCTGCCTCCATTAGGGCGATCGCCTCTAATCGATCCATGTCATCCCCACGTTCCAACAACAATTCTGCTAGCTCTCGACCGTGATCGAGGGGATTTGCTTTAACCTTGTCGCGCAAAATTATTTCTGCCTCTGCCCATTGAATACGAGCTGCTTCTTCCTGACCTTGTGCTCTTTTTACCTTTGCTAAAGCCAATAATGCCAACGGATCACTCACCTGTTCATAAAATTTCTGGGCAGCTCGATAATTCTCCTGTTTGTATTCGAGTTCCCCTAAATTCAATAGGGCTTGAGGATAGTCCGGCACAATCGCGAGTGCTTCTTGGTAGAGGGATTCTGCCGATTGGTACTGGCCTTGATCCGCGTAGAGTTTTCCCAACAAAGTTCGAGCCAAAGCTGAGCCCCTTGCTTCTGATGGCTGTTCTACGGCGATCGCCTGTTCGAAGTCGAGCTGTGCCCCAGTCAAGTCCCCTTCTGCCTGCCTCGCCAAAGCTCTCAGCGTTAAACTGGCCATCGAAGGAGAAAATGCAACTAATTTATCGGCCATTGTATTTGCCTCAATAATCTTTCCCGTTGCTAAGTGCGCGGTGACAATAATGGCGATCGCCTCCCCACCAGAAGCCTGTTCTGCAAGGCGAGTTGCTTCCGCAAAATCATGTCGAGCTTCGGCCACTTTCGCCAACGCCACCAAAGCCCCATTATTACTAAACGGTAAATTTTCTAAAGACTGCTGAGCGGACATTTCAGCCATTTGATACCAGCGATCTTCACCCGTTATCCGAGCTAACTTTAAATAAGCCCCAGCTAAACTGGCGAGATCTAAACCATCCTGTGGATTTCGTCGGATGCGAGCATGGAGTGTGGCGATTTCTGCGGTTAAACTTTCTTGGGTTCGTTCCGATGGTGAAAACTGATAGGGATAAGCTTGGGCTGCTGGTGTGAGTTTTGTTCTAAGAATCGGAGCAGTTACCCAAATCGCTGGGAGTAAGCCCAATAGTGCGAATCCGAGCAGCGTATTTCTAGTGACAGATTTATTTTTGAAAATGGACAAAGACGAGATAGACATTGCAACTTTATCTCTCATAATTAAACGACTTTAAGCATTGGTTCCCACCCCCCAGAATTTTTGGATTGGGAGATGGGAGTAAGGATTTAACGGTTTAATTTGCTGGCGCTAGATAGGGGAAATTCTGATCTAAGGGCTGATGTCCTTGCCCTGGATTGCCAGGTGTACCTTCGTAGGACACGTTGTCGGTCGTAATCTTGCCATCAGTCAATACCGAGAGCGTAATATCAACGACGTCATCTTTTAGTAAACGTCCTCGCACGGGGCTACCTTTTGCATTGAGATCGTTGGCATAGCCGCTTTCCCCAGTGGTATCAATGCGCATTACATCGGGAAGGAAGGCACCAATGAGTGAATCAGCTCGCTCACTGCTATTACCGAGAGAGAGTAGAACTTGTTTTACTTCTCCGACGATAGGTGCAACTGCATTTGCTTGTTTTTCTTTGCCTGCTAGGGCTGCGGCTTCAAAGGCGGGAGTGACTTCGTTGAGAGCTTGGAGAAACTCTTGGGTGAAGACTAAGCCTTCATTGACTGCCGGACGTGCCAAGCGTTCTACCTGTTTGAACTTGCCGCGGCGATTTTTGAAAGAGATCGTTTGCCAAACATCGAAGGTGGTGGCTTTGCTGTCTGCACCTTGTAAAAAGTCGATGGGCAATTGGACGGCGATCGCATTGACGTTGTACCCTGTCGCAAAATCAACAGCTTGCGAAGGATCACGGAAGCCTACTGCTGGTCCAATACCTAAAGCACCTGCTCGCACTCGGAAGAATTGTTCTACATCAAAGAAGAAGGGATCCTCCCGTAACCCCGCAAAGACTTTGAGATTGTCATTGCCGAGGGAAACAGAATTCACTGTGGGATCTTGGTTTAGAGGAGTGGTGAAACCTGTCGCTCTTTGTTTACGACCATCGGCGTGGATTGCTGTAACCGTAAACGCTTGGCGTTGATTTGCATCTGGGGCATCAAATTTAAAGCGCAACGTCACATCAGCCTTACCAGCAACTGGCGCATCTTTATCTGTGACCGCGTCAATCATAAATTCATAACGAGCCTTCGTACTGAAATAGTACTGTTGTCGCGCTAATGAACGGGGATTGGTATTCATGATCAACACCAAATTGTCGGCTGATGCCTTTGGATTTTGATCTGACTCTCGGAAAACATACAGATCGGTCAGGTTGAGATTACGACCTTTAATATCTGTTTCACCATCATCATGGTCTGAGGCTTGGACATGAAGTGCACTAGTGCCTGCAATGACTGCAATGCCTAGCAAACTGGCTGTAACTCCGACCACTTTTTTGAGATTGATTTTCTTGGTGCTGATTTGCTTGAGAGAAGAAAGAGATAGTTTCATTGGATTCCTTATTCTTGGATAAGAAAGAAATAGAGTAAATAAGAAAGAAATAGAGCGCATGTTGTGCAATCAGAAATTGCACATTTTCTTGAATGAACTGAATGATTCTTGAATGAAATTTTTTTGCGCAAAGAGTGACGAAAATACTCTGACCGGTAGAGTAATAGCATCAAGGAGATTAGGAAGCTATGAGAGTGAGCTGATCCAAATGCGTAGCATTGCTGCAGTGTTTGCTAGCGCATTTTTGTCCTAGGGCTGATACCTTTAGACTTATTCCTTTGAGCGATGATTTTTCGTCATCTGTAGAGGTATACGCTCCTAATTTAGGATTGGATCTGTCCGTTTCAATTTTTTTCTAAAAAACAGCTTGAATCGCTGCTATGGCTAATTCAAAAAACCTTACGCCACAATGCTTTGAAGATATTGACTTAATGCAAAAAATTGCTCAGCAAGAGCAGGCTGCCTTGGGTCAACTTTATGATCGCTATGCTCGGATCATGTATTCGTTAGCTTATAAAATGCTGGGCACTGCGGAAGAGGCGGAAGAAGTTGTGCTCGATGTTTTCTCTCAGGTGTGGCGCACGGCTGATCGCTATGATGCCCAACGTGGTCGCACGGATTCTTGGCTATTTCTATTAACTCGTAGTCGTGCTCTTGATCGATTGCGGCGACGAAAACGAAACTCGAATGTGGTGGAAGCGGCAATTAGTGAGGCGAAAGTACCTGTTACACGAGCTGGGCGATCGCCTGAGGAAATGTTGCTGATTAAAGATCGTCGTCAGCAAGTGAAGATTGCTTTGGCACAGATTCCACCAGAACAGCAACAAATTATTGAATTAGCTTACTATCAAGGACTAAGCCAGTCGCAAATTGCGAAGCAAACGGGTATTTCTCTTGGAACGGTGAAAACACGTGTTCGTTTGGGGCTTAGCAAATTAAAAGTGCTGCTTCAAGATATGGAGTTGGATGCAAAATAGAAGGCTGGATATTTTAATCCGCGTATCTTGTGATGTTGAAAAATTGCAATTCAAAATTTGTTATTAATAGAGATCCAACTGAAGAAAATAAACGTATACCTTATACGGGTCTAAGTTATTTGATTTTAGATAAAACAAACCGCCATCGAGCCAGATAATGTCGTCAAATCCTATTTTTCCCGATA from [Leptolyngbya] sp. PCC 7376 includes:
- a CDS encoding DUF4331 domain-containing protein — its product is MKLSLSSLKQISTKKINLKKVVGVTASLLGIAVIAGTSALHVQASDHDDGETDIKGRNLNLTDLYVFRESDQNPKASADNLVLIMNTNPRSLARQQYYFSTKARYEFMIDAVTDKDAPVAGKADVTLRFKFDAPDANQRQAFTVTAIHADGRKQRATGFTTPLNQDPTVNSVSLGNDNLKVFAGLREDPFFFDVEQFFRVRAGALGIGPAVGFRDPSQAVDFATGYNVNAIAVQLPIDFLQGADSKATTFDVWQTISFKNRRGKFKQVERLARPAVNEGLVFTQEFLQALNEVTPAFEAAALAGKEKQANAVAPIVGEVKQVLLSLGNSSERADSLIGAFLPDVMRIDTTGESGYANDLNAKGSPVRGRLLKDDVVDITLSVLTDGKITTDNVSYEGTPGNPGQGHQPLDQNFPYLAPAN
- a CDS encoding response regulator, whose amino-acid sequence is MVSTDLSKTSVESTASHNRILLVDDNATNLKVLTEAIRGQGWTTLVATDGESALEQIEYAQPNLILLDVMMPGIDGFETCKRLKSNDVTADIPIIFMTALSDTVDKVKGLELGAVDYITKPFQQEEVIARARLHLKLSQLNQTLGERNAELQNLNDTLEHQVEVRTQELSNSLKELQSTQLQLIHSEKMSTLGQLVAGIGHEINNPVGFISGNLGCIENYVADLLQLLNLYQAALPTPNSEISKFIEEIDLDYLLEDLPKLIASMDKGVDRIHEISQSLRILARGDRGGKIPFQVHDSLDSAILLLKYRLKAHEQHPEVEVIKEYGELPEIQCYPGLLNQVFTNLLANAIDAFEESDQGRTYQEIMAAPNQITISTHYLSDTKRVIISLRDNGPGMDIATQQQIFDHLFTTKPVGKGTGLGLSISRQIIMEKHGGELQCLSELGVGTEFTIELPMA
- a CDS encoding CHASE2 domain-containing protein, with translation MWRKAKSFFQDIHRPLLIVCGVAIAVGVSNSLGLFDLLEWNARDEFFRFRPREPVDDRIVVVTIDEPDIQAVGDWPIPDETLAELITAIHQQEPRVIGLDLYRDLPEEPGHQQLLEVYKNTPELIAIEKITGSRVAPPPILADLGRVAIADLVLDSDSNLRRILLSAQDSQDESIKAGLGAQLAILYLESEDISLEAIDPDKQTVQLGQSVYQPMRPGTAGYSKGDLGGYQILMNWRGSGDRFPQVSMSDMLAGKVKPDLMRDRIVLIGSIAPSTNDFFETPYSGSWRSYKTPPMAGVFLHANISSQLISGALEGRRGLLGWSSWQQWLWIFSWSALGGLGSWWLENRNHQEGQSLRINVAAVTGGCSVFLIGGAYSAFLGGILIPLVPPLTAFLASTVFSTSDFKKQRLLLTNRQLEYANNQLLEYAATLEDKVNQRTQELAKAKQSADSANQAKSEFLANMSHELRTPLNGILGYAQILLRSPLANAKEKEGISIIHQCGSHLLTLINDILDLSKIEARKLQLYPNDLNFRTFLTGVAEMCRIKAKQKDVEFHLCFDDNLPTGLYADEKRLRQVLINLLGNAIKFTDQGSITFSVKCLASQASQIEATAGSVPAQDNGAEDNELEIIPSEKNALLSDSLTSEKTRDSQRMESLRFQIEDTGVGMTPEQLQKIYQPFEQVGRNERKAEGTGLGLAISQRIANLMGSQLQVESQLGEGSRFWLDLSLPVSTKWTNNYSIQTARNIIGIENTPPTILVVDDQESARSILADILRPLGCHLIEAIDVKNALFLASEHHPQAIITDLTMPEMSGFELMQHIRENEMLKDTVLIATSARVFEADRQKSKAAGAQAFLPKPIQVEDLLQILQTHLDVKWKYQAEETDKKLDSSLEQSEKFTSPSQDTLKYLHHLAMMGNLDGINQKLEQLVASDTTLTPFTKELKKLTSNFQVKATKNLLQSLMNEVNH
- a CDS encoding sigma-70 family RNA polymerase sigma factor, with product MANSKNLTPQCFEDIDLMQKIAQQEQAALGQLYDRYARIMYSLAYKMLGTAEEAEEVVLDVFSQVWRTADRYDAQRGRTDSWLFLLTRSRALDRLRRRKRNSNVVEAAISEAKVPVTRAGRSPEEMLLIKDRRQQVKIALAQIPPEQQQIIELAYYQGLSQSQIAKQTGISLGTVKTRVRLGLSKLKVLLQDMELDAK
- a CDS encoding tetratricopeptide repeat protein, giving the protein MSISSLSIFKNKSVTRNTLLGFALLGLLPAIWVTAPILRTKLTPAAQAYPYQFSPSERTQESLTAEIATLHARIRRNPQDGLDLASLAGAYLKLARITGEDRWYQMAEMSAQQSLENLPFSNNGALVALAKVAEARHDFAEATRLAEQASGGEAIAIIVTAHLATGKIIEANTMADKLVAFSPSMASLTLRALARQAEGDLTGAQLDFEQAIAVEQPSEARGSALARTLLGKLYADQGQYQSAESLYQEALAIVPDYPQALLNLGELEYKQENYRAAQKFYEQVSDPLALLALAKVKRAQGQEEAARIQWAEAEIILRDKVKANPLDHGRELAELLLERGDDMDRLEAIALMEAEVKHRRNAETLNTFAWSLAEAGRWQEADAIIGEAIAQGIQNAEIFDRAGRLAQALGETTQAESYFRQADNLKPE